The DNA segment ggggagggcggcaatggggggagggttgggaggggaacacccataaggaaggggaggggggagggggatgtttgcccggaaaccgggaaagggaataacactcgaaatgtatataagaaatactcaagttaataaaaaaaaaaataaataaataaatatgtgctATCATGACTGGTTTATAGGATGCTGAATGTGCGGCCAAGGCTACACGTTCTGAGCAAGTCCTTTTCTGAGCTACATATACCCTTCATTTCCTCTCCTCCAAATCTTGATCTTACATAGATTCTTTCTGATGGAATTACATACAATTATTCAATCTcaccttttcaaagaaagtttcttattttgtaataagtagggaaaaacaaaaaaaagttctGTGCTAAATGTCAAAATGTTTAATactgttcttccttttttatCTGTTAATTACATTTTGTTGGATTTCACAAGTCATGGGAGTGGATTAGGAAGAGAAACCTCAGTTACAGGAAAGTTTTTGTATAAAATCATCAAAAATATGGGTCTTTGATTACATGTCAGGAATAACTCTGCTTTACAGAAGGGCTACCAAAAGTACTTGTTGGATTGATTGAGTGGTTTTATAAACCCTACCCCTTCACGTACAAACGCCtaccttcccttctttctccactttctccctccctctttttgtctctctgtatctctgtattcTCTCACTCCCCTATGTTCTTTGACCATGAGTTAGGGTAAGAAGAAAAACTTCTTCAAGAAATAATAGTATTGTTTGACAGAAGAAATCTACTGTGAAAAGCTACTTTTACTAATAGCTGTTAAAATTGTTTGAACACGTTTATAGATATAggattttttgaaaatatttacttttggATGAAATAGTGCAAAGTGAGATACAGTTGTGTCTTTATCCCCtataaaattaagaatatttttgtgtttctacTCCAGTGACTGTTACTATATAGAACTtgcatttaaaatgaatttatgaagTAGATTATGAGTATCATTTATTTTAAcgcttttctattttatttttaaagatttgtatgttttatgtttatgagtgttctgcctgcatgtatgtatgtgtaccatgtaccAGTGGatgtcagaagaaggtgttggctgccctggaacaagagttacagatgattgtgaattgccttgtgggtgctggaaatcaaatttaggtcctctgcaaaagcttCAGTGTTATTAACCACTGCaaaatctctccagcccctattttattatttttagtatatggttgttttgcttacatgcatgcctggtgcccacagaggccagaagagggtgtcagattgtCTGGCACTGtaggttgtgaactgccatgtgagtACTTGAACTCAAACCCTGGTCGCAGCCAGTGCTTCTAATCACTGAGACACCTCTccaatgtgtgtctttctgtgagtcTTTTCATTTTTACTGTTACATCAACGCCCCCTCCccattttacatttatatttgtgGAACCTTGATCATCTTACTAGAATTTGAGAGGAAAACAACACAGGACAGCTGTAAATGCTGGGTGTAAAGAGTTGGAGAAGTAGAAGGGAAAAGGCTTGTTCTTTGTATTAGGGACAGCAATGGAGGTCTGCAAtcagttgtaattttaaataatgtaaaatatagtTAAATATAGCTTATATCCCTCCTTAGCTTTTGAGGTGGCTCTTGTGCATTTGGTAAAACCCGTAACAGTCTCAAAAGGTAGTAGATTATGTTTAGTTAATCTCCATGtaaatgttttatatacataCGTATCACATTTGTAATAAATTATGTGTAACCATATTTAAACAATTCTTATTCTATAATTTTACAGTTGATAAAAATGGTGATGTTTGCATTTCTATTCTTCATGAACCTGGAGAGGATAAATATGGTTATGAGAAGCCAGAGGAACGCTGGCTGCCTATCCATACTGTGGAAACCATCATGATTAGTGTCATTTCTATGCTGGCAGATCCTAATGGAGACTCACCTGCAAATGTAGATGCTGCGGTAAGGTATTTGCCTGATAGCTGATGCTTCCATCcttactctttctttctccctcttaatAAAACTCAACTTGAAGtttaatacatatatgtatctttttgtgtccatattttcattcaaataaaatgtataatggATTATTTTGTATAATTCATGTATAATGgattattttgaaatatgtagGATAAATATGGTTATGAGAAGCCAGATATTGTGCAATGTGTAGATACTCTCAAATAATAAATTTGAACTAGTTGGCATGCATTAATTCCCTCTATAATTTTTGAAGTAAGAACAATTAAAATCTACTCTTTTTCACTAGTATTCAAAATAATGGATTTCATTATGGCAGCATAtgttaataaaattataattgtaTCTTGTTGTAGTTGTCTTGGCTTGAGGACtttttttaactttgaaaaaaataataattaaaaattgctATTGCCTGCATTCTTTGAATGGTTATTATAAGAAAGAGAAATACAGGCTAAGTATTTTTGTGAACATTTCCTGGTATCTACTTGTTTGTTAAAAATTGGTTTTGTGGTAATTGAATTATGTTGTTGCTCATGCTGGTACTGGTGCCATCCAAGGAGAGTGATAAGACAACCATTGCTCCTACTTTTGCCGTGTGTGGCAACTTTGGGAGGTAGATTTTCTCCTAGCATGTGCATCTTCAATCcctaactcaggtcatcaagtcCTCTAGCTACTTAGCCATTTCACTACCCAccctgtttctattttaaaagagaattttcCCAGTAGCTGTCATTAGAATAAGAGCTTTCTATTTGTAGTTCCCAGCCTATTGCTTTACAAAAACTTGCTTTTGTACCTCATCAGCTTTTTGTCAGGGATTATATTGGGctttgaacctaggtcctcataTGTCCTAGGCAAATGGCTTAGCACCTGAGCTGTATTGAAAATACTatgccttgaaaaaaaaattgtggagTGTTTAGGATTGATTTGAAACAGGTTTAAAACAAGCTAGGCAAGCATGCTACTACTGAATCACAACCCTACTATAGCATTTTAAGATGTATAATCTAAAGGATAACATTTACAATTAAAATAGGTATTTTTGATTATAATAGGtttacataaaattttattttatttttatatctacagAAAGAATGGAGGGAAGACAGAAATGGAGAATTTAAAAGGAAAGTTGCCCGCTGTGTAAGAAAAAGCCAAGAAACTGCTTTTGAGTGATGTTTATTCAATAGCTAGTAACTTCACTTATTTCAGGGTAAGTTCATCTTAAAACTGTGCAactcttttatcttttttgttcAAATGCTATGCTAATTTTTGCAAAGCATTTGATTTCGCTATTTGACTTGTATATGTTAGCTTTATTTTATATCTTCAGTTCCATATACTGTAGTTTGCTGCTTCTTGGAGCTATAGTataaccactttttttttttttttcctattttggggCACTCAGGTGTTTTTAAGTTGATGTTCTGtattaaaatagttttatgtTAATAGTCTTATTTTTTTACTGGTAGTaatgaaagaatttattttttaatgttgttgGCAATTAAACCCAGTGCCTTGGCACTTCCTGGGAAAGGG comes from the Rattus norvegicus strain BN/NHsdMcwi chromosome 10, GRCr8, whole genome shotgun sequence genome and includes:
- the Ube2g1 gene encoding ubiquitin-conjugating enzyme E2 G1, which produces MTELQSALLLRRQLAELNKNPVEGFSAGLIDDNDLYRWEVLIIGPPDTLYEGGVFKAHLTFPKDYPLRPPKMKFITEIWHPNVDKNGDVCISILHEPGEDKYGYEKPEERWLPIHTVETIMISVISMLADPNGDSPANVDAAKEWREDRNGEFKRKVARCVRKSQETAFE